TTCGGCAGAAGCTGAACTATGCCCGCGGCGTACGGGATGGGCGCATCAACGACAAACGCTTTCTTCCGGTGATTTACGAATTTCCGGAAGAGATGATCAAGGCAAACAAGCATCGGGATCCTGCCAACTTCTTCGTCACCAACCCGAACATGGGGGCGTCAGTCGACACCGAGTTTCTGCTTCGTGAATTCCAAAAGGCGAATGAGGACGGCGAGGAATCAATGCGGGGCTTCCTTGCGAAGCACCTGAACGTTGAGATCGGTTTGGCGCTTCGCTCAGATCGCTGGGCGGGAGCCGAGTTCTGGGAAGCCCAAGCGCGCCCGGCAGGTGTCAGCTTCGAGTACTTGCTTGATCGCAGCGAAGTCATTGATGTGGGAATCGATGGTGGCGGGCTGGATGACTTGCTTGGCTTTGCAGCGATCGGCCGGGACCGGGATACGAGGGAGTGGTTGTTGTGGACCCATGCCTGGGCACACCCATCAGTGCTGATTCGGCGGAAAAGTGAGGCGGCCAGGTTTCATGACTTTGCTCGCGATGGGCATCTGACGCTGGTGAAAACCATCGGAGATGACGTAGCCGAAGTGGCGCAGCTGGTGGCGCGGATAGAAATGGCTGGGCTGCTCGATAAGGTCGGCGTCGACCCGGCTGGCGTTGGGGCGATTCTGGATGCGTTAGTGGAAGCCGAAGTGCCAGAGGAAAAGGTCATCGGCATTTCTCAAGGCTGGAAGCTCGGCGGCGCCATCAAGACGACTGAGCGCCGGCTGGCGGAGGGAGGTTTGGTGCACGGCGGTCAACCGCTTATGAACTGGTGCTGCGGGAATGCTCGAGTAGAGCCCCGCGGGAACTCCATTCTCATTACCAAACAGGCATCGGGCTTCGCCAAGATCGACCCGCTCATGGCCACATTCAATGCCGTATCGCTGATCTCGTTAAACCCGCAAGCCCAAGGCGGGCTCGACAACTACCTCTCCGGCGGATTCTTCGGACTCATCGGCTCGAACTAATAGGCTGACTATGGCATCTCGTTGGTACAACCCGCTGTCCTGGCGCATGTTCGGATACAACGATCCTGTGACCGGAGATTACGTCGAGGTCGACATGACCATTGGCGGGAAGCGGACCAAGTCGGGGGTGGTGATCACCGCGAAAAACGCGATGACCATTCCCATCATCTGGTCTTGCATCAAGATCCTGAGCGAATCGGTATCAGGCCTTCCACTCAAAATATATGACGATGCAAGCGGCGCTCGTGTTCTGGTTGATTCCAAAACGCGCCCGGCCCGGGTGCTCCGAAAGCCTAATCCTCACATGACGCGCCTCAATTTTTTGAAGTGCGCTGTGGTGAACATGGCGCTACGCGGCAACGCCTACTCAATTATCGAGCGCGCCGAAAACGGCGACTGGATCGGCTTCATTCCGGTGAACGCCGACAACGTCGAGGTCGATACCAGCGACGATCTCATCTACTGGGTGACCCTCGGCGAGCGGTTTCCGGTCTCGCCGGAGAACATGCTGCATTTCAAATTGTTCAGCGGCGACGGCATCAATGGGCTTTCGCCCGTTGAACACATGGCGGAATCCATGGGGCTCGCCAAGACCGCGCAGGATTGGTCGTCTCGCTTCATGCGAAAAGGCGGGTTCACTGGGGGCTATGTCATCTATGACCAGTTCCTGACCGCCGCTCAACAGACGCAGATACTCGCTAAATTTCCCGATGTTCGGAAAGGCGATGTCGATGACATCGGCTCAATGGGGATTCTGCAGGGCGGACCAAAAATAACCCCGGCCGGCCTGAGTCAAAAGGATAGTCAGTTCATCGAGTCGCAGCAGTTCCAGGAAGAAGCGCTGGCTGGTGTTTACGGCGTTCCTCTCTACTTGGCCAACCGCGCCGGCAAGACATCGATCATGGGGTCGAACCTGGAGCAGCAAACCAGCGGGTTCGTCACCTTCGGCCTGAAGCCATACCTCGACGCCGTCGAGGATGAAATGAACGACAAGCTTTTCAGCGGTACGACTCAGTTCGTTGAGTTCATCGTTGAGGGTTTGCTGCGCGCGGACAGCGCGGGACGCGCCACGTATTACCAGGCTGCTTTGGGCGGCTCTGGTGGATCCGGCTGGATGTGCATCAACGAAGTCCGCGACAAAGAAAACCTGCCACGCCTGGACGGCGATGAATACAACCGGGTCACCCGGTGGGAGATGCAGACCAATGCTCAGCAAACTTGAAGTCCCCTTCGAGGTAAAAGCCGTCGATGACGCGGGCAACTTCGAGGGTTACGCGGCGGTGTTCAACAACATCGATTTGGGTGACGACGTCATCCTGCCCGGCGCTTTCACCAAGGTGAAGACCACCCGCGCTGGCCGCTTGAAGTTGGCACTCTTTCATGACTTGAAACTTCTTGTTGGCTCGGCTGAATTCAGTCAGGACGATCACGGCCTGCACCTAAAAGGCAAGGTCAACCTTGCTGTGAGTTATGCGCGAGACGCTTACGAGCTGATGAAAGAAGGCACCCTCGACAGTATGTCGATCGGCTTCAACACCTTGCTTTCAACATTTGAAGAGCGTGCAGGCCGCACGGTTCGAATCATCAAGCAAGCGGAGCTTTGGGAGGCATCGATCGTGCCCTTCGGCATGAACCCCCAGGCAACTATTTCCGATGTGAAGTCGGATATCAGACTTTTTGAAAATGCCCTGCGCGAACGCATGGGCCTTTCGCAGAAGGAAGCGGCAGCCGTCGCTTCGCTCGGCTACTCCGCAGTACACCGTGATGGTGGAACGGCGGCCACGGCGATCGTGGATGAGCTGAAAGAAATATCCAACCTGTTCAGAAATCAATTTGGAGTTCAGCCATGACCGCTGATGTTAAAGAAATTCGCGAGGCCCTCGAAAAGCAGCTCAAAGAAGGCTTCGGCACACTGCAAGTCAAGTACGACGCAGTGTCTGACGAGCTTGAAAAAGGCAGCACCGCATCTGCCGATCTGAAAAAGCAGATCGAAAACCAAAAAGGCGAGATCGAACGCGTCATCGAGCAGGTGCAGAAGCTCGAAGAAAAGGGCGTGAAGCTGCGCAATCAAAACCCTGAGAAGAAAAGCTTCATTGACTTCGTCAAGGGTAATGACAAGTACCAGGCACTGGCTCAGAAAAGCCAAAGCTTCGCCGAGATGGAAGTTACCAAGTCCGACATGGCCAGCATGGCTGAAACCAAAGTCACCAGCGCGGGCCTGGTTGCTCCGCAGTACGACACGGTGATTCAGGGCGCTCCACGCCAGAACCTGCTTATCCGTGACCTGATTCCGACTACTCCGGTTACTGGTCAGTCGTTCACCTACTTTCGTGAACTGCTGCACACGCTGGGCGCGGGCATGGTAGCTGAAGGTGCGGCCAAGCCAACCAGCAACGTGACCTTCGAACAAGTTACCGACATCATCAAGAAAATCGCAGTATGGATGCCGGTCACCGATGAAGCGCTCGACGACGTCCCTCAGCTCTACAGCTACATCCAGGAACTGCTGCGTTATGACCTCGAGCTGAAGCGCGAAGGTCAGTTGCTGAAAGGCGACGGCATCGGTAACAACCTCAACGGCATCATGACCCAGGCCACAGCGTTCGACACAGACCTCACCAAAGCCACCGACACGGCGATTGATACTGTGCGCCGTGCGATCTACCAGGCGCGCAAGCAATCCAAGCTGCCAGCGGATGCGGTTGTGATGTCCGATCTGGACTGGATGAACATCGAGCTGCAGAAGGATGGCGAGAACCGCTACCTGTTCGCGAATTTGCAGGGGCTGTCGACCCCAATCTTGTGGGGTCGCCCAGTGGTTGCTTCCGACAGTATGGACGAAGGCGATGGCGCAACCACCGGCGGTGAATTTCTGACTGGTTCGTTCCAGCAGGGCGCTCGTATCTACGACCGCATGGCGTTCACCATCAAGGTCGGCATGATCAACGACGACTTCATTAAAAACCAGCGCGCCATTCTGGTCGAAGAGCGTCTTGGTCTGGCAGTTCGTAAGAAGTATGCCTTTGTGAAAGGCCGCTTCGCGCTGACTGAATAACTCTCCTTGTCATCCGGGGCCTTCTGGCCCCAACCACCTGGAAAATATCATGGAAATTAAAGTGCTTTGGGGCTTCGAGGGCGATCCTGAAAAGCTCAAAACCGGGAACGGCCGCGTGATGGCCGGCGCCGTTCTTGATCTCGATGACGACGAATATGCGCACGCCCTCATCGGTAAAGGCCTTGCCGAGATCGTGAAGCCTGCCACCACCAAACAAGCTAAGCCCAACGAGAACAAGTGATGATCGAGCTATCCCTGGTGAAGCAACATTTGCGCGTCGATCACGATGATGAAGATGTCCTGATCCAGGGGTATATCGACGGTGCGCTTGCTCACGTCGAGCAGCATTGTGATCGGGAGCTGGTTACGGTTGATCCCGTACTGCCCGAACAAATGGGTCTGACCAAAGATGTCATTCAGGCCGTTCTACTGCTTGTGGGGCATTGGTACTCGAATCGTGAGGCCGTGATGATCGGCTCGAACGGTGTTTCCGCGACCGAAGTGCCGCTCGCGTATGAGCGGTTGCTCTGGTACCGCAAGCGCTTCTGAGGAATTGTCATGGCTGCTTACCGCGAACCCGCCGCGGGCGAGTTGAACCGACGCCTGGCGATCCGCCGCAGGACCGATCAGCCGGCGGATAATATGGGGTTGGATTCGACCTTCTCCGTGTTGAAAGCCCGATGGGGGAAGATCCAGCCAGTGGGCACGGCGGTGTACTCCGAAGGTGTGCAAACCGACGTAAAGATCACCCACCGCATCTGGTTCAGGATCATCAAGGGCATCACCGACGCTCATGAAATCGTGCACGTAACGCGTGTGCCAGGCGTTGATGATGTTTACGAGGTTGTCCCGGAAACACCGTTGTATCGCGTCAAACGCTCAGCAGACATGAACGGCTCCAGGCGCTTCACGCTACTGGAAGTCGAAGAGCTCAGCCCATCGCAATCAGGAGCGGGCATCTATGTCTAACTCGGCATCGATTGACGGTTACCTGCACGTCGAGGGCTTCGACAACTTTGAGCGAGATGCCTTCGACAAGCGAAAGATCCGCGCCGGGATGCGCAAGGTTGGTCTTCTCATAACCCAGCGCGCACAGATGAACCTGGTTATGGGCAAGGGCCAGGAGGGCTATCCGGTCAATCGCACCGGCACCACGGTCGAGTCGGTCAGCTTCAAGGTGTCTCGGTCCGGATTCTTGGTCCGCATCTCTCCGACCAAAACGTCGGCCATGGAAGAGTTCTATCCGGCCTACCTGCACTACGGGGTAAAGAAGGGGCGAAAGCTCGGCAAACTGGCACCCGGTGCTGGCAAAGGTAAATCCAACCGTCGCGCCGCCGGTGCCAGAGCGGCAGCACTCGCCGAGCGTGCGTCAGGCGAATGGCGAATCAAGCCCCGCGATAACTACATGGCCGACGCGCTACAGGACTCGGCCACGCAAGTTCAATCAATCCTTTCTGCTGCGTTCGCCGCTGCCCTGGGTTGATCCACGCAATTACGGACACCTTTATGAAACTGAACCCGCTCGTCGCACACCTGCGGCAGGCTTGCCCGTCCTTTGCTGGAAGGGTGACCGGCGGCATCGACTGGGATGCTGTAGTCGAGAGTGCGCAGTTGCCGCTTCCCGCTGCCTACGTGATTGCAACCGCTGATGCTGCCGCCCCGAGCAGGGCACAGAATATGGTGATCCAGGACATCACGGACCAGTTCAACGTGGTAATCGTGCTCGACACCTCAGACGAGCGAGGGCAGGCGGACAACGATTTGTTGCATGACATGCGTGCCGAGCTATGGCGCGCCCTGATTGGGTTTATCCCATCGCCCGAATACACGCCAATCGAATACGGCAAAGGGGCGCTGCTACACATCAGCCGCGCCCGTGTGGTTTACCAATTCACATTCTTCAGCGAATTCCAGATTGGCCGCAACAGAGCCGATCAGCCGGCCGAAACATGGCAGGAGCTAGAACTCGACGGCCTCACCGGTTTTACAGGCGTCGATTTCAAAATGGATTGCATCGATCCCGCGGACCCGAACCTGCAACGACCCGGCCCGGATGGGCGCATTGAAGTGCATTTCTCAGGAGACGTAACACCATGACCAAGCGCATCACTGTGGTGCCGGCCAAAGGCCGCTCTGTGCCCGATCCGGAGGCTGGCGACTTGTTGCCTGTTGAAGGCCGGGAAGTTCCCGACAACGCCTGGTGGCGCCGCCGCCAAGCTGACGGCGACGTCAAGCTCAAGGATGTCGAAACCTCTACCACCAAGGCCGTAACCACGGCGAAACCTGAGGTGGCCAAATAATGCCTATCGGATTCAGCAACATCCCCGCCGATATCCGCGTCCCGCTGTTTTATGCGGAGATGGACAACTCGGCCGCGAATAGCGCGTCGTCGGCCATGCGCCGGCTGATCGTCGCTCAGGTCAACGACGACGCGACCGGCGAGAGCATCGGCCAATTGGTTCTGGTGTCGAGCCTGGCGCTGGCCAAGGATATCGGCGGCCAGGGCTCGATGCTCGCCGCCATGTACGAAGCCTGGCGCAAGATCGACCCAATTGGTGAAATCTGGTGCTTGCCCTTGATCAACGATACCGGCGAGTCGGCTTCGGCCACCGTCACCATCACCGGCGCTGCTACTGAGTCCGGTTTGCTGAATCTTTACGTCGGCGGCGTCCGCGTGCAGTCTGTCGTTCCTTCTGCGGCCACACCCACCGTGGCGGCTGCTGCGCTGGCGGTAAAGATTAACGCTACGCCAGACCTGCCAGTGACTGCGCTCGCCGCGGCCGGTGTCGTGACGCTGACCTGTAAATGGACCGGCGAGAGCGGCAACGACATCAGCATCGCCATGAATCGACTGGGCAAATCCAACGGTGAGTTGACGCCGGCTGGATTGACAATTGTTGCCACTCCGATGACCGCTGGTGTCGGCGCGCCTGATCAGGTTGATGCGATTGCGGCTTTGGGTGACGAGTCATTCGAATTCCTGTGCCAGCCTTGGACAGACACAACTTCGCTGAATGCCTGGAAGGATGCGATGGACGACAACGTCGGTCGCTGGAGCTGGGCCAAGCAGTTGTTCGGTCACGTCTACAGTGCCAAACGCGGCACACTCGGCACGTTGGTTGCTGCAGGGCAGGCACGTAACGATCAACACATGACCGTTCAAGGTATGGAGTCGGGCGTTCCTCAACCATTCTGGGTCCAATCGGCCGCCTTGGCAGCGCGCACAGCCGTATTCATCTCCGCCGATGCCAGTCGCCCAACTCAGAGCGGCAGCATGCCTGGGGTGGATCCCGCGCCGTCCAGTGAGCGATTCACGCTAACCGAGCGGCAATCGCTACTGAACTACGGCATCGCCACGGCGTACTACGAAGGTGGTTATGTGCGTATCCAGCGCTCGATCACCACGTACCAAAAGAACGCCTATGGTCAGGCCGACAACTCTTACCTGGACAGTGAGACGATGCACCAGTCCGCTTACATCATTCGGCGGATGCAAAGCGTGATCACCAGTAAGTATGGTCGCCACAAGCTAGCGAACGACGGTACTCGCTTCGGTGCTGGCCAGCCCATCGTGACGCCGAGTGTGATTCGGGGCGAGTTGATCGCGGAGTACGGCAAACTCGAGATTGAAGGTCATGTCGAGAATGCCGAACTGTTCGCTGAATATTTGATTGTTGA
This DNA window, taken from Pseudomonas fluorescens NCIMB 11764, encodes the following:
- a CDS encoding head-tail connector protein, which translates into the protein MIELSLVKQHLRVDHDDEDVLIQGYIDGALAHVEQHCDRELVTVDPVLPEQMGLTKDVIQAVLLLVGHWYSNREAVMIGSNGVSATEVPLAYERLLWYRKRF
- a CDS encoding phage major capsid protein, with product MTADVKEIREALEKQLKEGFGTLQVKYDAVSDELEKGSTASADLKKQIENQKGEIERVIEQVQKLEEKGVKLRNQNPEKKSFIDFVKGNDKYQALAQKSQSFAEMEVTKSDMASMAETKVTSAGLVAPQYDTVIQGAPRQNLLIRDLIPTTPVTGQSFTYFRELLHTLGAGMVAEGAAKPTSNVTFEQVTDIIKKIAVWMPVTDEALDDVPQLYSYIQELLRYDLELKREGQLLKGDGIGNNLNGIMTQATAFDTDLTKATDTAIDTVRRAIYQARKQSKLPADAVVMSDLDWMNIELQKDGENRYLFANLQGLSTPILWGRPVVASDSMDEGDGATTGGEFLTGSFQQGARIYDRMAFTIKVGMINDDFIKNQRAILVEERLGLAVRKKYAFVKGRFALTE
- a CDS encoding HK97 family phage prohead protease, with translation MLSKLEVPFEVKAVDDAGNFEGYAAVFNNIDLGDDVILPGAFTKVKTTRAGRLKLALFHDLKLLVGSAEFSQDDHGLHLKGKVNLAVSYARDAYELMKEGTLDSMSIGFNTLLSTFEERAGRTVRIIKQAELWEASIVPFGMNPQATISDVKSDIRLFENALRERMGLSQKEAAAVASLGYSAVHRDGGTAATAIVDELKEISNLFRNQFGVQP
- a CDS encoding phage tail sheath subtilisin-like domain-containing protein, whose protein sequence is MPIGFSNIPADIRVPLFYAEMDNSAANSASSAMRRLIVAQVNDDATGESIGQLVLVSSLALAKDIGGQGSMLAAMYEAWRKIDPIGEIWCLPLINDTGESASATVTITGAATESGLLNLYVGGVRVQSVVPSAATPTVAAAALAVKINATPDLPVTALAAAGVVTLTCKWTGESGNDISIAMNRLGKSNGELTPAGLTIVATPMTAGVGAPDQVDAIAALGDESFEFLCQPWTDTTSLNAWKDAMDDNVGRWSWAKQLFGHVYSAKRGTLGTLVAAGQARNDQHMTVQGMESGVPQPFWVQSAALAARTAVFISADASRPTQSGSMPGVDPAPSSERFTLTERQSLLNYGIATAYYEGGYVRIQRSITTYQKNAYGQADNSYLDSETMHQSAYIIRRMQSVITSKYGRHKLANDGTRFGAGQPIVTPSVIRGELIAEYGKLEIEGHVENAELFAEYLIVERDSLNPSRINVLFPPDYINGLRIFAMLNQFRNQYAAAA
- a CDS encoding head-tail adaptor protein — translated: MAAYREPAAGELNRRLAIRRRTDQPADNMGLDSTFSVLKARWGKIQPVGTAVYSEGVQTDVKITHRIWFRIIKGITDAHEIVHVTRVPGVDDVYEVVPETPLYRVKRSADMNGSRRFTLLEVEELSPSQSGAGIYV
- a CDS encoding terminase large subunit, which encodes MEWTTACPDWERRILASESLVPVVPLFPTERTEAMEVFKQLRVADMAGKPTMGEVSRDWIIDFVGSVFGSYDPEQGRRLITEFFLLISKKNTKSTTAAGIMLTALIRNWRHSAEFLILAPTIEIANNSFFPARDMVNSDDELSELLQVQDHTRTITHRLTGATLKVVAADSDTVGGKKATGVLIDELWLFGKRPNAENMLREACGGLASRPEGFTIFLSTQSDEPPAGVFRQKLNYARGVRDGRINDKRFLPVIYEFPEEMIKANKHRDPANFFVTNPNMGASVDTEFLLREFQKANEDGEESMRGFLAKHLNVEIGLALRSDRWAGAEFWEAQARPAGVSFEYLLDRSEVIDVGIDGGGLDDLLGFAAIGRDRDTREWLLWTHAWAHPSVLIRRKSEAARFHDFARDGHLTLVKTIGDDVAEVAQLVARIEMAGLLDKVGVDPAGVGAILDALVEAEVPEEKVIGISQGWKLGGAIKTTERRLAEGGLVHGGQPLMNWCCGNARVEPRGNSILITKQASGFAKIDPLMATFNAVSLISLNPQAQGGLDNYLSGGFFGLIGSN
- a CDS encoding phage tail terminator protein; the protein is MKLNPLVAHLRQACPSFAGRVTGGIDWDAVVESAQLPLPAAYVIATADAAAPSRAQNMVIQDITDQFNVVIVLDTSDERGQADNDLLHDMRAELWRALIGFIPSPEYTPIEYGKGALLHISRARVVYQFTFFSEFQIGRNRADQPAETWQELELDGLTGFTGVDFKMDCIDPADPNLQRPGPDGRIEVHFSGDVTP
- a CDS encoding DUF2635 domain-containing protein, with translation MTKRITVVPAKGRSVPDPEAGDLLPVEGREVPDNAWWRRRQADGDVKLKDVETSTTKAVTTAKPEVAK
- a CDS encoding phage portal protein codes for the protein MASRWYNPLSWRMFGYNDPVTGDYVEVDMTIGGKRTKSGVVITAKNAMTIPIIWSCIKILSESVSGLPLKIYDDASGARVLVDSKTRPARVLRKPNPHMTRLNFLKCAVVNMALRGNAYSIIERAENGDWIGFIPVNADNVEVDTSDDLIYWVTLGERFPVSPENMLHFKLFSGDGINGLSPVEHMAESMGLAKTAQDWSSRFMRKGGFTGGYVIYDQFLTAAQQTQILAKFPDVRKGDVDDIGSMGILQGGPKITPAGLSQKDSQFIESQQFQEEALAGVYGVPLYLANRAGKTSIMGSNLEQQTSGFVTFGLKPYLDAVEDEMNDKLFSGTTQFVEFIVEGLLRADSAGRATYYQAALGGSGGSGWMCINEVRDKENLPRLDGDEYNRVTRWEMQTNAQQT